A stretch of the Phycisphaeraceae bacterium genome encodes the following:
- a CDS encoding lysophospholipid acyltransferase family protein, which produces MKRSTPRWLEVPTFLALRTVFSALGATDIGLTTGAAALLGRGFAEMRLNRKRLHRAIDNLAVAFPDWPLERRREYAVRSYEHLLMLAAETIYAPRVLTDDGWPSHLSLQSLTRPLQHMLNGRTHGTPTVTITGHCGNWEVLGYSLALLGFPLHALYRPLDLAPFDRWVRATRQRRGLVLVDKFGATEMLPSVLRSGGAVGFVADQNAGDRGLFVPFFGRLASTYKTIGLLAIQHHAPVICGVARRLTPGLHGMHAPATPHRAGTDASNDAVGCSPKSRAPLRYTIEVVDIIEPQDWVDRPDPLFYVTARYRRAIETAVRLAPEQYLWMHRYWKSRPRHERLGRPFPSALREKLEQLPWMTQGELDTIMDWSRRDAAEIAVEPPRPIPEPEPAGAA; this is translated from the coding sequence GTGAAGCGATCGACCCCGCGATGGCTTGAGGTTCCGACCTTCCTGGCCCTGCGCACGGTGTTCTCGGCGCTTGGCGCCACGGACATCGGCCTGACGACCGGCGCGGCGGCCCTGCTCGGGCGCGGTTTCGCCGAGATGCGGCTCAATCGCAAGCGTCTGCACAGAGCGATCGACAACCTTGCCGTCGCGTTCCCGGACTGGCCCCTGGAGCGGCGGCGGGAGTACGCGGTGCGGTCGTACGAGCACCTGCTGATGCTTGCCGCGGAGACGATCTACGCGCCCCGGGTTCTCACCGACGACGGCTGGCCGTCGCACCTGTCGCTGCAGTCGCTGACTCGTCCGCTCCAGCACATGCTCAACGGACGCACGCACGGCACGCCCACGGTGACGATCACCGGCCACTGCGGCAACTGGGAGGTACTCGGGTATTCGTTGGCGCTGCTGGGCTTCCCGCTGCACGCGCTGTACCGCCCGCTTGACCTGGCCCCGTTCGACCGCTGGGTGCGGGCCACGCGACAGCGTCGCGGGCTCGTCCTGGTCGACAAGTTCGGCGCGACCGAGATGCTCCCTTCGGTGCTCCGATCCGGCGGGGCCGTGGGGTTTGTCGCCGACCAGAACGCGGGCGACCGGGGGCTCTTCGTCCCGTTCTTCGGGCGCCTGGCCTCGACGTACAAGACGATCGGCCTGCTCGCGATCCAGCACCACGCGCCGGTGATCTGCGGCGTCGCCCGTCGCCTCACGCCGGGCCTGCACGGGATGCACGCCCCGGCGACGCCCCACCGGGCCGGCACCGACGCGTCCAACGACGCCGTGGGGTGCAGCCCGAAGAGCCGTGCGCCCCTGCGGTACACCATTGAGGTGGTCGACATCATCGAACCGCAGGACTGGGTCGACCGGCCCGACCCGTTGTTCTACGTGACCGCCCGCTATCGGCGCGCCATCGAGACGGCGGTCCGTCTCGCCCCCGAGCAGTACCTCTGGATGCACCGCTACTGGAAGAGCCGGCCGCGGCACGAGAGGCTGGGCCGGCCGTTCCCCAGCGCCCTGCGCGAGAAACTGGAGCAGCTCCCCTGGATGACCCAGGGCGAGCTCGACACAATCATGGACTGGTCCCGCCGGGACGCGGCGGAGATCGCTGTCGAACCGCCCCGCCCGATCCCCGAGCCCGAGCCCGCCGGCGCGGCCTGA
- the tmk gene encoding dTMP kinase — MSRQGGAVANDSWIKGLAGRFIVFDGPDGSGKSTQFKRLLETASRHGVPVCPVRDPGGTPVGERIRDILLDRAHTGMGVRCETLLYMASRAELVDQMILPAMQRGELVLADRFVPSTLAYQGAAGGVPKSEIAAVAKMATRGLMPDLIVIFDIDESAAAARLSPLLDRMEAKGREFHRAVRKGYLDQVEADPARYVLVDASRAEDAVWRELSALLAERASSLPSRSRPPGSR, encoded by the coding sequence GTGAGCAGGCAGGGAGGCGCCGTGGCGAACGACTCGTGGATCAAGGGGCTCGCCGGCCGGTTCATCGTCTTCGATGGGCCCGACGGTTCGGGCAAGAGCACGCAGTTCAAGCGGCTGCTGGAGACGGCCTCTCGCCACGGGGTGCCGGTGTGCCCGGTGCGCGATCCCGGCGGCACCCCGGTGGGGGAGCGGATCCGCGACATCCTGCTCGACCGTGCCCACACGGGCATGGGCGTGCGCTGCGAGACGCTGCTGTACATGGCCAGCCGCGCTGAACTGGTGGATCAGATGATCCTCCCGGCGATGCAGCGGGGCGAACTGGTGCTCGCCGACCGGTTTGTGCCGTCAACGCTGGCGTACCAGGGCGCGGCCGGCGGCGTGCCCAAGAGCGAGATCGCCGCCGTCGCCAAGATGGCGACCCGCGGCCTGATGCCCGACCTGATCGTCATCTTCGACATCGATGAGTCCGCTGCGGCAGCTCGTCTGAGCCCGCTGCTGGACCGCATGGAGGCCAAGGGCCGCGAGTTCCACCGCGCGGTCCGGAAGGGGTACCTCGACCAGGTCGAGGCCGACCCGGCGCGCTACGTGCTGGTCGATGCCAGCCGCGCGGAAGATGCCGTGTGGCGGGAACTCTCGGCCCTGCTCGCCGAGCGGGCGTCCTCGCTCCCCTCCCGGTCTCGGCCGCCCGGAAGCCGATAA